The following proteins are encoded in a genomic region of Flammeovirga pectinis:
- a CDS encoding tetratricopeptide repeat protein, producing the protein MINYYSILLLFLITITNFAFSQNKDAEDYYVKGEVYAELGQFKEAIMAYEVAIAKDDTNPKYKYRLGNVILKSGNKNEAIQMFNKTLETDPNYIDAHLKLAILYKEKKNYNEAITHLDAAFNISTNNNRKIAYKTRIINLLDKIGEFDKAGVHIADAKALDPRNNYVLYMDAKYNNYITKNYELAKSSMQLAISQMEEDKGKAHEHYYYELGFAHHSLEEYQNANIAFKEVRNDKLRSKVSSMTPEYFYQVASAYYKTYYLAEAKELLEAVIKMDDKFEPAYDLLIELEENQLNRSDIVKLLEHKVSIQEDNTQKVRILADLIDLELKYNDLETCFTHIKEFDNCGIPLPNVMFMEAKANALRKEYPRSEDILKQIIENYKDSNIRYKCLFLLGMIYQEQGKINEAKLIYANNFPGDFNVAVREQLKQITTNKKETLVKKN; encoded by the coding sequence ATGATAAATTACTACTCCATTCTACTACTATTTCTCATTACTATTACCAACTTCGCTTTTTCTCAGAATAAAGATGCTGAAGACTATTACGTCAAAGGTGAAGTTTATGCTGAATTAGGACAATTCAAAGAAGCAATTATGGCTTATGAAGTAGCAATAGCCAAAGATGACACAAATCCTAAATACAAATATAGGCTTGGTAATGTCATCTTAAAATCGGGTAATAAGAATGAAGCAATTCAAATGTTTAATAAAACACTTGAAACAGATCCTAATTACATAGATGCTCATTTAAAATTAGCAATTTTATACAAAGAGAAAAAAAATTATAATGAAGCAATCACTCATTTAGATGCTGCTTTTAATATCTCTACTAATAATAACAGAAAAATAGCCTACAAAACAAGAATTATTAATTTACTAGATAAAATTGGAGAATTTGATAAAGCCGGAGTTCATATTGCTGATGCAAAAGCACTAGACCCAAGAAACAATTATGTTTTATATATGGATGCCAAATACAATAATTACATCACAAAAAATTATGAATTAGCTAAATCAAGTATGCAATTGGCTATTTCTCAAATGGAAGAAGATAAAGGCAAAGCACATGAACATTATTATTATGAATTAGGCTTTGCTCATCATTCTTTAGAAGAATACCAAAATGCAAACATTGCTTTTAAAGAAGTTAGAAATGACAAACTTAGAAGCAAAGTTAGTTCAATGACTCCTGAGTACTTTTATCAGGTTGCTTCGGCCTATTATAAAACCTATTATTTAGCAGAAGCTAAGGAGCTACTTGAGGCTGTAATAAAAATGGATGATAAGTTTGAACCAGCTTACGATTTATTGATTGAATTGGAAGAAAACCAATTGAATAGATCTGATATTGTAAAGTTATTGGAACATAAAGTAAGTATCCAAGAAGACAACACCCAGAAAGTTAGAATTTTAGCCGATCTTATTGATCTTGAATTAAAATACAATGATTTAGAAACTTGCTTTACACACATCAAAGAATTTGATAATTGTGGTATTCCACTACCAAACGTAATGTTTATGGAAGCAAAAGCAAATGCATTAAGAAAAGAATATCCTAGATCTGAAGACATTTTAAAACAAATTATAGAAAATTACAAAGATTCTAATATTCGCTATAAATGTTTATTTCTCTTAGGAATGATTTATCAAGAACAAGGAAAAATAAACGAAGCCAAACTTATTTATGCGAATAATTTCCCTGGAGATTTTAATGTAGCAGTACGTGAACAGTTAAAACAGATCACCACAAATAAAAAAGAAACTCTAGTGAAAAAGAATTAA